The Papaver somniferum cultivar HN1 chromosome 3, ASM357369v1, whole genome shotgun sequence genome includes a region encoding these proteins:
- the LOC113355463 gene encoding dnaJ protein homolog 2-like encodes MFGRAPKKSDNTKYYETLGVSKNATQDELKKAYRKAAIKNHPDKGGDPEKFKEIAQAYEVLNDPEKRDIYDQYGEDALKEGGFGGGGGGHNPFDIFESFFGGGGGFGGGSSRGRRQKQGEDVVHTLKVSLEDLYNGTEKKLSLSRNALCSKCSGKGSKSGASNRCAGCQGSGMKISTRQIGPGMIQQMQHVCPECRGSGEVINEKDKCQQCKGNKVTKEKKVLEVHVEKGMQHGQKIVFEGQADEAPDTVTGDIVMVLQQKEHPKFKRKFDDLYVEHSLSLTEALCGFQFAITHLDGRQLLIKSNPGKIIKPGQHKAINDEGMPQYQRPFMKGRLYILFNVEFPEPGVLSPEQCRKLETILPPKPNSNRLTDMEIDDCEETTLHDVNIEEEMRRKQQSQHEAYDDDEEEAGGPRVQCAQQ; translated from the exons ATGTTTGGTCGTGCTCCAAAGAAGAGTGACAACACAAAGTACTATGAAACCCTTGGTGTTTCAAAGAATGCTACTCAGGATGAACTAAAGAAGGCGTATAGGAAGGCTGCTATCAAAAATCATCCTGACAAAGGAGGAGACCCTGAGAAG TTCAAAGAAATAGCCCAGGCTTATGAAGTTCTTAATGATCCTGAAAAAAGAGATATATATGATCAATATGGAGAAGATGCCCTTAAAGAAGGAGGTTTTGGTGGTGGCGGCGGAGGTCACAATCCTTTTGATATATTTGAATCATTCTTCGGTGGAGGAGGAGGTTTTGGTGGTGGTAGCTCAAGAGGACGGAGGCAGAAGCAGGGAGAGGATGTGGTACATACTCTAAAGGTTTCTTTGGAAGACTTATATAACGGGACtgaaaagaaactctctctttctAGAAACGCATTGTGTTCAAAGTGCAGCGG GAAAGGGTCAAAGAGTGGGGCATCAAATAGATGTGCCGGCTGTCAAGGTTCAGGAATGAAGATATCAACCCGACAAATTGGGCCAGGGATGATCCAGCAAATGCAACATGTCTGTCCAGAGTGCAGAGGCTCAG GTGAGGTCATCAACGAGAAAGATAAATGTCAACAGTGCAAAGGGAACAAAGTTACCAAGGAAAAGAAGGTGCTGGAGGTACATGTTGAAAAAGGAATGCAGCACGGACAAAAGATTGTGTTCGAGGGACAAGCAGATGAAGCT CCTGATACAGTTACAGGAGATATTGTGATGGTGTTGCAACAGAAGGAGCACCCTAAGTTCAAACGGAAGTTTGATGATCTCTATGTAGAACATTCTCTGAGCTTGACTGAGGCTCTATGTGGCTTCCAGTTTGCCATAACCCATCTCGATGGCAGGCAGCTTCTGATCAAATCCAATCCTGGCAAAATCATCAAGCCAG GTCAACACAAAGCGATCAATGACGAGGGGATGCCACAATATCAGAGGCCATTCATGAAAGGCAGGCTATACATCTTGTTCAACGTTGAATTCCCTGAACCTGGGGTTCTGTCACCAGAACAGTGCCGCAAGTTGGAAACAATACTACCGCCAAAGCCAAACAGCAATCGCTTGACGGACATGGAgattgatgattgtgaggagaCTACCTTGCATGATGTGAACATCGAGGAGGAGATGAGGCGGAAGCAACAGAGTCAACACGAGGCATATGATGACGACGAGGAGGAAGCAGGTGGACCCAGGGTACAGTGTGCCCAGCAGTAA
- the LOC113355464 gene encoding formyltetrahydrofolate deformylase 1, mitochondrial-like isoform X1, protein MSFIIRGRRRAFELLKSNSWSGFGRGGGETFISRSSITTATTTTCSPTHGIHVFHCPDDVGIVAKLSECIASRGGNIQSVDVYVPQKKHVFYARSEFVFDPLRWPRAEMDEDFRKLSKLFRAVKSVLRVPDLDPKYKIAVFASKQDHCLVDLLHAWQDGRLPVEITCVISNHERGPNTHVSRFLQRHGIPYHVLHTTKGNKREGEILKLVENTDFLVLARYMQILSGKFLESYGKDIINIHHGLLPSFKGGNPSKQAFDAGVKLIGATSHFVTEELDSGAIIEQMVERVSHRDNLLSFVQKSENLEKQCLSKAIKSYCELRVLPYEGTKTVVF, encoded by the exons ATGAGTTTCATcattagaggaagaagaagagctttTGAATTATTGAAATCAAATTCTTGGTCCGGTTttggaagaggaggaggagaaacATTCATTTCTAGATCTTCTATCACCAccgcaaccaccaccacctgtTCACCTACTCATGGGATTCACGTATTTCACTGCCCC GATGATGTTGGGATAGTTGCAAAGCTATCTGAATGTATTGCTTCTAGAGGTGGTAACATACAGAGTGTTGATGTTTATGTTCCTCAGAAGAAACACGTATTCTACGCCCGTAG TGAGTTTGTCTTTGACCCTTTAAGATGGCCACGAGCGGAGATGGATGAGGACTTTCGGAAACTCTCAAAGTTGTTTCGTGCAGTGAAATCTGTTTTACGGGTGCCTGATCTTGATCCCAAGTATAAGATTGCAGTGTTTGCTTCAAAGCAG GATCACTGTTTGGTTGACTTGTTACATGCATGGCAGGATGGTAGACTTCCTGTGGAAATAACCTGTGTGATAAG CAATCACGAGAGAGGTCCCAATACCCATGTAAGTCGTTTTCTCCAGAGGCATGGCATCCCATACCATGTCTTGCACACGACTAAAGGGaataaaagagaaggagaaatattGAAGTTGGTTGAAAATACGGATTTCCTTGTCCTTGCTAGATATATGCAG ATATTATCTGGGAAATTCTTGGAGAGCTACGGAAAGGATATTATCAACATTCACCATGGCCTTTTGCCATCGTTTAAAGGTGGGAATCCTTCTAAGCAG GCATTTGATGCTGGTGTGAAGCTGATTGGGGCTACTAGTCATTTTGTAACCGAAGAACTTGATTCTGGAGCAATTATTGAGCAGATG GTTGAGAGAGTGTCGCATCGAGATAACCTACTCAGTTTTGTGCAAAAGTCAGAAAACCTTGAAAAACAATGTTTGTCAAAGGCAATAAAGTCATATTGTGAACTGCGCGTGCTACCTTATGAAGGAACCAAGACTGTTGTATTTTGA
- the LOC113355464 gene encoding formyltetrahydrofolate deformylase 1, mitochondrial-like isoform X2, whose translation MDEDFRKLSKLFRAVKSVLRVPDLDPKYKIAVFASKQDHCLVDLLHAWQDGRLPVEITCVISNHERGPNTHVSRFLQRHGIPYHVLHTTKGNKREGEILKLVENTDFLVLARYMQILSGKFLESYGKDIINIHHGLLPSFKGGNPSKQAFDAGVKLIGATSHFVTEELDSGAIIEQMVERVSHRDNLLSFVQKSENLEKQCLSKAIKSYCELRVLPYEGTKTVVF comes from the exons ATGGATGAGGACTTTCGGAAACTCTCAAAGTTGTTTCGTGCAGTGAAATCTGTTTTACGGGTGCCTGATCTTGATCCCAAGTATAAGATTGCAGTGTTTGCTTCAAAGCAG GATCACTGTTTGGTTGACTTGTTACATGCATGGCAGGATGGTAGACTTCCTGTGGAAATAACCTGTGTGATAAG CAATCACGAGAGAGGTCCCAATACCCATGTAAGTCGTTTTCTCCAGAGGCATGGCATCCCATACCATGTCTTGCACACGACTAAAGGGaataaaagagaaggagaaatattGAAGTTGGTTGAAAATACGGATTTCCTTGTCCTTGCTAGATATATGCAG ATATTATCTGGGAAATTCTTGGAGAGCTACGGAAAGGATATTATCAACATTCACCATGGCCTTTTGCCATCGTTTAAAGGTGGGAATCCTTCTAAGCAG GCATTTGATGCTGGTGTGAAGCTGATTGGGGCTACTAGTCATTTTGTAACCGAAGAACTTGATTCTGGAGCAATTATTGAGCAGATG GTTGAGAGAGTGTCGCATCGAGATAACCTACTCAGTTTTGTGCAAAAGTCAGAAAACCTTGAAAAACAATGTTTGTCAAAGGCAATAAAGTCATATTGTGAACTGCGCGTGCTACCTTATGAAGGAACCAAGACTGTTGTATTTTGA